CTAGCGAGCTTCGCTAAATACCTGACCGCTCGCTCCCTCACCCCCAGCCCTCTCCCGAAGGGAGAGGGGAGCAAAGTGCGGCAAGTGGCCAGCCGCTTGCCGATCGTCAATTTGGAGCGTACATGTCCACGAGGAGGTCGCCAGCGTCCGGAAAAGGGCTTGCTTCGGCGAAAGCCACGGCAGCTTGCAGATCGGATTCGATCCGGCGCTTGATTGCATCGAGGTGGTCTGGCGCAAGCAGGCCACGGGCAACCAGGTCGGCGGCGAAGCGGGCGATCGGATCGCGTGCCTTCCACGCTGCGATCTCCGCTGCCGGACGCGTTTCCGGCGGTGGCGCGTTGCGCATCGCGTGGAAATGCCAGCGATAGGTCTTGCATTCGATGAGCGATGGCCCTTCACCCGCGCGCGTGCGATCCACCGCCGTGCGGATCGCATCGTAAACGGCGAGCACATCGTTGCCGTCGATGGAGGCTCCCGGCATTCCGTATGCGGCAGCGTGCGCGGCAAGCTCCGGCGCGAGGTGCTGCACCTGAACCGCGTTGTTCGCCGCGTACTGATTGTTCTCGCACACGAACACGATCGGCAGAGCCCATACCGAGCTGATATTGAGCGCCTCGTGGAATTCGCCCTCGGAGACCGCGCCATCGCCGAAGAAGCACACAGCCACGTTGCCCTCGCCATCCAGCTGGGCGGCCAGCGCGGCGCCCGTTGCGATCGGCAGCCCCCCGCCGACGATGCCGTTCGCCCCCAGCATGCCGATGGCGAAATCGGCGATGTGCATCGACCCGCCCTTGCCCTTGCAGTAGCCATCGACGCGGCCGAACAGCTCGGCCATCATCCGCTTGATGTCCGCGCCCTTGGCGATGCAGTGGCCGTGGCCGCGATGAGTGCTGGTCACGCGATCGTCGTTGGTCAGGTTCGCGCACACGCCGACCGCGATCGCTTCCTGCCCCACATAGGGATGCACGGTACCGTAGATCTTCCCCGCGCTACGCAGCTTGATCGCGAGCTCGTCGAATTCCCGGATCAGAATCATCTTGCGCAGCATCTCGACCAGGTCGGGCGTCTCGTGGCGCATGAGCAAATAACTCCCTCTCGAAATGGAAAATGCCAATCGCGACCGGAGGATCAGGTACTGCTTCTTGCGTGTCCGCCTGAGGTCTTGCTTGTTGCATGAATTCGAGCCTGGTCGCCCTGCAATAAGCAAGCCCACCGATGACAATCACCGCAGGTGTTCATCGAAGAACCCGATCGAATCCCGCACGGCCCCGATCTGCACGGGATCGGGATCGTAGCTGCCGGCGGCGTTGCGCCGGACATAGACGAACCCGTGGTCGGGATGATCGTACGTCTTCCAGCGCGCGTCCTTGCCGGCTTCCTGCAGAAGGTCGTAAGTCACCCGGAAGATTCCCTGCAACTCGTCGCTGTCGCGTCCCTGCACGAAGATCGGCGTATCGATCGGGCGGATGCGGCTGCGCGCCAGGTCCTCCGTGATGCGGGCACGAACCTTTTCCGGCTCGCGCATGAGCATCTTCTCGACATTGAGCAGCCCCGTGCGCAGATCGATCCGGGCGGATTCATCGGGACGCAGGCGCAGAAACTCGTGCGACGCCGGTTCGGATGCGATCATCGCGTGTATGCCGCAATACTCCGAGGCGATCTTGAGCGCCATCTCGCCGCCGTGGCTCACGCCCATGTAGCCGATGCGCCGAGGATCGATGCCGGGCAGCGTCTTGACGTGCTCGGCGATCGCGATCACGTCCTCGTACTCGAGCGGACCGCGATTGAGCAATTGCCGGCCCTGGCGGATGTCCTGCACGAGCTTGCCGACCCGGTCGTAGGCGTAATCGACCTCGGCACGGTAACGTAGCCAGGCGACCGCGTAGCCGGCGGCAAGGAACTGCTCCTGTGTCCAACTGCTGTTGCGGGTGAACTCGCGCACCACCGCCATCCCGCCGCCGCCGTTTCCGCGCGCGAACAGCACGATCGGAAGCGGCCCGGAGCCTTGCGGATAGCGCAGGCCGATCGGCGCATAGAGGCCGTCGATCATCTCGACGTACATGAGATGGACCGGACAGTCGGAGCCCGGCACCGGTTCGGTGACGGCGACATGCCCGGGGTCGCTTCGGAACGGCTCGGCGCTCAAGGCCCCTCCTCCGCTTCCGCGCGGATGGCCGTAAAGCCGCAATGCTACCCGAAGCCCAGAGCCCCGGTGTCGCGCCGCGTGCCCTCGAGATTGCTTACCGAGTCTCGTGGACCGCTAGATAGTCCCTGTCCGCTCGCAGCTCCGGACGATTGTCGCCTTGGCGCGCGGAACGTATCCCATCGCCTTCTCGCGCGCGCCGCACAGAAGGTGTTGAGTTTGCCGCCGTGGGCCACGACGAGAAATATCGTAGCGCTCATCGTACCTGGATCTTCGCCGCCTTCACGATGTCCTTGTACTTGGCGATATCGTCCCGGATCACCTTGGCGAAGTCGGCCGCGCTGCCCCCGACCGGGGTGGCGCCCTGATTGGCAAGCGTCTGCTTCAATGTCACACCGTCGAGCACCTTATTGATCTCGCGATTCAGCCGCCCGATGCGATCGGCCGGCGTGCCCGCAGGCACCAGGATGCCGAACCAGTTGGTGACGTCGTAGCCAGGAACGCCCGACTCGGCGATCGTCGGCACGTTCGGCAGGGCTGAGGAGCGCTCGAGGCTGCCCACGGCCAGCGCCTTTACCCGGCCGGCTTGCACCTGCGGGATCGCGGCGACTGCGGTGAGGAACAGAAGCTGCACCTGCCCGCCCATCAGGTCGCGCAGCGCCGGCGCGCCGCCCTTGTACGGTACGTGTACGAGCTTCACGCCGGTGCGCATGCCGAGCAGCTCACCGGCAAGATGCGGCGAGGAGCCGCTGCCAGACGAGGCGTAGTTCAGCTTGCCGGGCTGCTTCTTCGCCAGCGCGAGCAGCTCCTGGACGTTGGACGCCGGCACCGATGGATGCGCGAGCAGGACGAACGGCACGGAGGCGACCTGGATTACCGGCGTGAGGTCCTTGACCGGATCGAACGAGAGCTTGTAGACGGCGGCGTTCACCGCATAGCTCGCCGAGACGATCACCAGGTTGTAACCGTCCGATGTGGCCCGCGCGGCGAGCTCGGCGCCGACATTGCCGCCCGCGCCGGGACGGTTGTCGGCGATAACTTGCTGGCCCAGACCCTCGGTGAGCCCCTGGGCTATCAACCGGCCGAGGATGTCCGTGCCGCCGCCGGGCGCGAACGGCACGATCAGGCGCAGCGGCCGCTCGGGGTAAGCGTGCGCGGGCGGCAGGACGAGCACGCCAGCCGTTGCCGCGGAGACGAGCGCGAGCACTCGATGCATCAGGGTCTTGCTCATGGTGTTTTCTCCTCCTCGACGGCCGCCGGTCGCGGCCAAGAAAGTCGGTGTTTGCGGCGGCTGCCAGCGGACATGGGGCGCAGTCCCCGCCAGGCCGACGCGCTTTCGCCATGGCGCGCTTGCGCGATTTGGAAGGCCATCAGCACACCAATGCTCGGCGCAGCAGCACGGGGATATCCTCCAATGCTGCGGCGATGTGCGCGCCGGCGGCGGCGAGCGCGGCACGCTTTGCGCTCGCGCTCTCGTCGTCCGAGCCGATCATCGCCGCGGCGTGACCAAAGCTCATTCCGCGCGGATGGGTTTCCTGGAAGGCGCCGGAGATCAGCGCCACCACCGGCTTGGTGATACGGCCCGCACGCAGCAGCGCGGCGACTTCCTGCTCGTTCGCCGTGCCGGGCTCGCCGAAGATGACCATGGCATCGGTCTCCGCATCCTTCTCGAAGCGCAGCAGGCATTCGCCCATGGTCATGCCCGTGACACGGTCGCCTCCCATCGCGACCGAGGTCGAGATGCCATAGCCGCCCGCGCGCAACGCAAGGCTTATCTCGACGGTCATGCCGCCCGAGCGCGAGCACACGCCGATGCGGCCGGGGTCGTAGAGGCTCGCTGGATCGATCCCCCCCACACCGCCGACCTTGCTCTTGCCCGGCGAGATCACGCCGTTGGTGTTGCAGCCGACCAGCGTGGCACCGGCCGAGCGCGCTGCGGCGACGATGTGCACGACGTCGTGCAGCGGTACGAACTCGGCTGTGATGACGACGAGCTGCAGACAGGCATCCAGCGCCTCGAGCACCGCGGGCCTCACCATCGGCGCTGGCGCATAGACGATGCAGGCGTCGGCCGGCCGCTGGGCCACGGCGCGCGCGACCGTGTCGTAGACCGGGATCCGATGGACCTCCTCGCCGCCGCGCCCGGGGGTCACGCCCGCGACGATACGCGTGCCGTAGCGCAGGCACCACTCGGTGTCGAAGCGCGCCTGGTTGCCGGTGATGCCCTGTACCAGCACGCGGGTGCCGGCGTCGATCAGTATACTCACGCTGGCGCGCTCTCGGCCGCCAGGGCTACGACCTTTGCGACGGCCTCGCGTAGCGTCGTGCCGCGTGGAAGATAGTGGATGTGGTCACGGCCGGCGACCATGGCGCGCGCATCAGCCTCGCCGGCGCCGAAGAGGCGGATCACGACGGGCAGCGCCTCGCGACGCGGGGACAGCTCGTCCAGCACGTCGATCAGCGCACGTACGCGGATGTCAGCGCGGGCCATCTGGGTGAAGTTGAAGCCGACCAGCAACGCGCGCAACCTCGGGTGCTCCAGGATGGCGCGGATGACCGCTTTCATCTTGCGGTCGTCGGAGTGGCTGGGCGGCGTGACCGAGTGGTTCGCCGGGCGCCCGCCGTGCTCGATTACCAGGTCGTGCTGGTATAGACCCGCGCCTCCGCCGCCGACCAGCAGGCCGATGTCGCCGTCGAGCTCGACGTAGCTGCACTCGCCGCCCGGCAGCGTGCGGTTTGCGATTGCGACGGCGCGCTCGCGCGGATTGGCCGGCAGGTCGTCGCTGTCCTCACCAGACTTCCATTCGGGATGGCGGAAGAGCGCGGCCTCGTCCACCGCCATCATCGCGCCGACCAGCGTCGGTGTGCCCGTTGTGGCCACGGCAATGGGGTTCAATTCCAGCAGCAAGGCGTCGGCGGCGACGAAGGATTCGTACAGATCGGCGGTGAGCGCCGCGAGTGCCGGCACCGCACGCCCGGTCGCCCCCGCCGCGATCCACAGTTCCGCAGCGTGCCAGGACGGCAGGCCACGCAGCGGGTCGACGGCCGCGCGCACTATTACCTCGGGTTCGGTCTGCGCGCGAGATTCGATCGCGACGCCGCCGCGGGTGGAAAGCAGCACCTCGGGACGCGCGCACTCGAGAGAGAAGCTTAGATACCATTCGTTCTCGATGTCGATGCGGCGTTCGACCAGTACCCGGCGCACGGGGTAGCCTGAAACCTCCGCACCGATCAGACAGGCGGCCGCGGCGCGCGCGCCGGCCGCGTCGTCGACCAGGCGAATGCCGCCGGCCAACCCGCGGCGGCCCGCAGGGACCAGCGCCTTCAACGCGACCCTGCCCCCGAGCGCCGCGGCAATGCGTTCCGCATCGGCGGGGGTCGCCGCGACCTCACCCACGGGCGCGGGGTGACCGCGTGCGCGCAGGAAGGCCTTGACTCGGTCCTCGGTCAGGCAGCGCATGCGTCAGCGCTCCGACCCGACAGGCAGCAGGCAGCTCGCCTTGCCGACCAGCACCTGCTCACCGGCCCCGTTTTCGCAGCGCACGGAGAAGACGACGCGCACCCCGCTCGGGACGGACTCGCGCGCAGCGAGAGTCGCAACAGGCATCAGCGTCTCGTCGATGGGTACGCTGCGGGTGATACGGTGCTCGATCTCGCCGTGTGCGAACCATGCCGGCCCGCACAGCTCGACCAGGAGACCGACCGTGTATCCGACCCACTGCGTGCCCGATACGACGATCTCGGCGAGCCCCGCTTCGCGCGCGGCATCGCGATCGGTGTGCAGGTTCTTCTCCGGCCAGACGGGCAAGTCGAAGGGCCCTCCGGAGAGCGCGAGGGCGCGGGCGTGCGTAAGCTTGCGGGGGCGGCCGCGGAACTCGGTACCAAGCGAGGCGGCAGCGAGTTCGGCGTTCACGATTTCCGCTCCAGGCCGTAGCTCTTGTTCTTCCCGAGCATGAAGAAGGTGGATGCGAGCTCGCGGTGCAGGACCACGCGGCCGCGCTCGTCGGCGATCGTGGCGACGTAATCCTGGTAGATCCGGCCGCGCTGCTCGTAGGTGTTGGTCACCGTCCAGGTCACGGTGAAACGACTGCCGACATAGCCCGGGTTCAGGTAGCGGCTGCATTCGCGCGCGAACGCCGAACCCATACCCGGCGCTTGGCGGTACGACGGACTGCGGGTACGCGGGCTCATGTGCATCAGCAGTACTGGGTGCACCAACGGCGGTTTGCCGTCGCGGCCTTCCAGATAGATCGGCGCATAGTCCTCCACCGCGTAGAGGAATTGCTGGTTGAGGTCGGGCGTGACCGTGAACTCGAGCGCATCGTAGCGATCGCCCGCTTTCAGTTCGTGCGCGAACTTGCCGTGCAAGTCGAGTCCTCCTCCGAAACGCCGCTACCTGGATGCACGCCGCGGCAGGATCACCACCGCCCAGCCGCCCGCGGTGGTCTCGCCGCGCTGGTCGATGCACTCGATCTCGAGCTTGATACTGCCCGAGCCCGCATCGCGTTCCTGCTTCGACACGACCTTGCCGCGGCAGTAGGTGAGATCACCGATCAGATTGAAGCGCCGCACTTCGCAGTAGAGCTCCGACAGGAAGCCGTCGTCGCCGATCCAGTTGGTCAGCATCGTCGCGACCCATGCGATCCGCTCGGGGCCGTAGTCATAGGCCTCGGGAACCCCGACCGAACGCGCGAGCGCCGAATCCCAGTGCACCGCCTCGGGCGGCTCCGGGATGTTGTAGGGATTGGCGATGCCGGCGGCGGGATGGCGCTGCAGGTAATCGAACCAGTAGCCGTGCGCCTTGATGTATAGCCCGCCCCAGGCTTGCTCGAAAGCGACCGCGGTGGTCGCGGTATACGGGCCGCGCACGATCTCTGGCACCGCCCCGCCAACCGCGACGTCCTCGAAGTACAGTGGCTCACGGCCTCGGCAACGCTCGCGCGCATACAGGCTCGCCACTTCTTCCAGCTGCTCGCGCGTATAGGGCTGCGCCGGTTCGAGCCGCTTGTACTTGCCCTTTTCCTTGGCGGCGACACGCTCGACCCGCATGCCCCAGGAATCGGCCTGCGCAAGCTCTCGACCTTCGCCGTTCAGAAAGCGGATGAGCGAACCCTGCTTGAACATGCGCCCCGCGAACCGGCTCGGCAGCTCCACCAGTTCCTTGAACGTCACTTCCGGCTCGACGCGCTCGCCGACGCGCACCGCTTCGTGCCAGCGCCAGTGCGATCCGGCGAAAAACGAGTGCACGCCCGGCAAGCCACCACGATAGCCGATCGAAATGCGGCTGAAGGCGTAGAGCTGGCACGGCGGCGCGATCAAGCCGCCATGGCGCGAGCTGCGCGCGTACGACTCGTCGACGAACAATCGATTCCGGTCGCCGGTGGCATGCGCCCAGTGCCGGACCGAATCGCGGCTCACCTCGGTGAGATACGGCGGCTCGGAAATAGAAACCTTCTGGCCGATTTTCGAGCGCAGTCGCGCCAGCTCGATATCGCTTGCTACGCCATGTACTCGTTCCATGATCACTCCTGGCGTGCCGCACGCGCGGGCTCGGCGATGATTTTGTCTGCGACCAGACGGTCGATATCGGCGCTCTCCAAGCCCAGCAACGTGCCCAGAACCTCGCGGGTATGCTGCCCGAGCAGCGGAGGCGGCTCGACCGGCGAGCGTTCGGAATGGCCGTCGAAGCGAAGCGGATTGCCGAGCACTTTCACCACGCCCGCCCTCGGGTGCTGCACTTCGCGCACGAACCCGCGTTCGCGCACGATTGGCTGGCTCACCGCCTCCCCGATGCTGTTGACCGCTCCGTGCGGCACATCGGCCGCATCCAGAATCTGCTGCCACTGCGCAACCGTCTTGGTGCGCATGATGGCTTCGATCTGCTGTTCCAGCTCGCCGCGATTGGCGTGGCGGTCTTTCACCGTGCGAAAGCGCGCGTCGGTGATGAGGTCCTCGCGGTCGATCGCGCGACAGAAGTTGCGCCAGAAACTGCCCACGTGCAGCGCCAGAACGATGTGCCCGTCCTTCACCGGCATGAGCCCATAGGGCACGATGTTGTGATGGCTGTTGCCCATGCGCCCGGGGCTCTCCCCGGTCACGAAATAGATCTCGGCGAGATAGCCGAGAAAACCCATCAGACCTTCGAGCAGGCTCAGGTCGATATGCGCGCCCTGGCCGGTGGCATTGCGCTCGTTCAACGCGGCCAGGACCCCGATGGCCGCCCAAACGCCGCCGCCGATGTCGCCCAGCGGCAGGCCGAGCTTGGTGGGCGTGCCGTCGGCGTAGCCGTTGATGCTCATCACACCGCTCAGGGCCTGCGTCACCAAGTCGAAGGAGGGCTTCGCGCTCATCGAGTTGTTGGCGCCGAAGCCGCTGATCGAGCAGACGATCAACCCGGGCTTGAGCGTCTTCAGCGTTTCGTAGCCGAGACCGAGGCGCTCCATCACCCCGGGCCGAAAGTTTTCCAACACGATGTCGCATCGCTTGGCCAGCTCGAGCAGCAGCGCACGCCCTCGGTCGGTTCTCGCATCGAGCGCGACGCTGCGCTTGTTGCGGTTGATAGCGAGAAAGTAGTGGCTCTCGCCACCGACGAACGGTGGAATGGTTCGAGTCTGATCGCCGTCGTCGATCTCCTCCACCTTGATCACCTCGGCACCGAGGTCCGCGAGGATAAGCGAGCAAAACGGCCCCGCCAGCACGCGCGACAGATCAAGTACGCGCACTCCGTGCAGTGGGCCACGACGCTGGCGAACAGAGGTCTCGGTCATCATGGAGAATCGGCATCGGTGCCCCGCCGCGCGCCTACAGGGAGGGACTGCGACCGAGCGATGCGCTGATTATTCGATCGGCTCCGCACGCCCGCAAGGGCAAAGCCGCTCGGCCCACGGTCACTGTTTTACAATGTGAACGAGATGGCACACGCGCAACGACACGGAACTCAGGCAATCGAGCGGGCCGTGCTCGTCCTGCGGGAGCTCGCCGCGCGCGGCAGCATCGGCTGGCGCCTGTCCGATCTCGCTGCCAGCTGTGGACTGGATCGGACCACAACGCA
The Betaproteobacteria bacterium genome window above contains:
- a CDS encoding pyruvate dehydrogenase (acetyl-transferring) E1 component subunit alpha, which encodes MRHETPDLVEMLRKMILIREFDELAIKLRSAGKIYGTVHPYVGQEAIAVGVCANLTNDDRVTSTHRGHGHCIAKGADIKRMMAELFGRVDGYCKGKGGSMHIADFAIGMLGANGIVGGGLPIATGAALAAQLDGEGNVAVCFFGDGAVSEGEFHEALNISSVWALPIVFVCENNQYAANNAVQVQHLAPELAAHAAAYGMPGASIDGNDVLAVYDAIRTAVDRTRAGEGPSLIECKTYRWHFHAMRNAPPPETRPAAEIAAWKARDPIARFAADLVARGLLAPDHLDAIKRRIESDLQAAVAFAEASPFPDAGDLLVDMYAPN
- a CDS encoding prolyl oligopeptidase family serine peptidase, translating into MSAEPFRSDPGHVAVTEPVPGSDCPVHLMYVEMIDGLYAPIGLRYPQGSGPLPIVLFARGNGGGGMAVVREFTRNSSWTQEQFLAAGYAVAWLRYRAEVDYAYDRVGKLVQDIRQGRQLLNRGPLEYEDVIAIAEHVKTLPGIDPRRIGYMGVSHGGEMALKIASEYCGIHAMIASEPASHEFLRLRPDESARIDLRTGLLNVEKMLMREPEKVRARITEDLARSRIRPIDTPIFVQGRDSDELQGIFRVTYDLLQEAGKDARWKTYDHPDHGFVYVRRNAAGSYDPDPVQIGAVRDSIGFFDEHLR
- a CDS encoding tripartite tricarboxylate transporter substrate binding protein yields the protein MSKTLMHRVLALVSAATAGVLVLPPAHAYPERPLRLIVPFAPGGGTDILGRLIAQGLTEGLGQQVIADNRPGAGGNVGAELAARATSDGYNLVIVSASYAVNAAVYKLSFDPVKDLTPVIQVASVPFVLLAHPSVPASNVQELLALAKKQPGKLNYASSGSGSSPHLAGELLGMRTGVKLVHVPYKGGAPALRDLMGGQVQLLFLTAVAAIPQVQAGRVKALAVGSLERSSALPNVPTIAESGVPGYDVTNWFGILVPAGTPADRIGRLNREINKVLDGVTLKQTLANQGATPVGGSAADFAKVIRDDIAKYKDIVKAAKIQVR
- a CDS encoding succinate--CoA ligase subunit alpha, with protein sequence MSILIDAGTRVLVQGITGNQARFDTEWCLRYGTRIVAGVTPGRGGEEVHRIPVYDTVARAVAQRPADACIVYAPAPMVRPAVLEALDACLQLVVITAEFVPLHDVVHIVAAARSAGATLVGCNTNGVISPGKSKVGGVGGIDPASLYDPGRIGVCSRSGGMTVEISLALRAGGYGISTSVAMGGDRVTGMTMGECLLRFEKDAETDAMVIFGEPGTANEQEVAALLRAGRITKPVVALISGAFQETHPRGMSFGHAAAMIGSDDESASAKRAALAAAGAHIAAALEDIPVLLRRALVC
- a CDS encoding acyl dehydratase, whose amino-acid sequence is MERVHGVASDIELARLRSKIGQKVSISEPPYLTEVSRDSVRHWAHATGDRNRLFVDESYARSSRHGGLIAPPCQLYAFSRISIGYRGGLPGVHSFFAGSHWRWHEAVRVGERVEPEVTFKELVELPSRFAGRMFKQGSLIRFLNGEGRELAQADSWGMRVERVAAKEKGKYKRLEPAQPYTREQLEEVASLYARERCRGREPLYFEDVAVGGAVPEIVRGPYTATTAVAFEQAWGGLYIKAHGYWFDYLQRHPAAGIANPYNIPEPPEAVHWDSALARSVGVPEAYDYGPERIAWVATMLTNWIGDDGFLSELYCEVRRFNLIGDLTYCRGKVVSKQERDAGSGSIKLEIECIDQRGETTAGGWAVVILPRRASR
- a CDS encoding CoA transferase, which encodes MMTETSVRQRRGPLHGVRVLDLSRVLAGPFCSLILADLGAEVIKVEEIDDGDQTRTIPPFVGGESHYFLAINRNKRSVALDARTDRGRALLLELAKRCDIVLENFRPGVMERLGLGYETLKTLKPGLIVCSISGFGANNSMSAKPSFDLVTQALSGVMSINGYADGTPTKLGLPLGDIGGGVWAAIGVLAALNERNATGQGAHIDLSLLEGLMGFLGYLAEIYFVTGESPGRMGNSHHNIVPYGLMPVKDGHIVLALHVGSFWRNFCRAIDREDLITDARFRTVKDRHANRGELEQQIEAIMRTKTVAQWQQILDAADVPHGAVNSIGEAVSQPIVRERGFVREVQHPRAGVVKVLGNPLRFDGHSERSPVEPPPLLGQHTREVLGTLLGLESADIDRLVADKIIAEPARAARQE